From a region of the Salinispira pacifica genome:
- a CDS encoding aspartyl/asparaginyl beta-hydroxylase domain-containing protein: MLTALIVLASIVLLLVLIYFIEPFIIALLYSWILSLFVKNPPYVNIQEEFPESKLLKENWTTIRAELDEVLKNIENIPKFHEVDKLQKFISAKDDKAWRTFIIKGFNEWLPHNCEQVPKTTELIQQLPRVSMAMFSIIDGGKHIPPHYGFFKSVLRYHLGLMIPQGECYILVNGEKYSWKEGEDVLFDDTYRHEVWNKTDERRVVLFIDVLREKGLPKFMQRINRWMFRILKNSKKLQQAAKNAEVPTDIA, from the coding sequence ATGCTTACAGCTCTCATAGTATTAGCATCTATAGTTTTACTTCTGGTTCTGATCTATTTTATTGAACCGTTTATTATCGCCTTGCTTTATTCCTGGATTCTCTCACTCTTTGTGAAGAATCCCCCATACGTAAATATTCAGGAGGAATTTCCGGAAAGCAAGCTGTTAAAAGAAAACTGGACCACCATTCGGGCCGAATTGGATGAAGTGTTGAAGAACATTGAAAACATCCCCAAATTCCATGAGGTGGATAAGCTGCAGAAGTTTATCTCCGCCAAGGACGACAAGGCATGGCGGACCTTTATTATTAAGGGGTTTAACGAATGGCTGCCCCACAACTGCGAACAGGTCCCCAAGACCACGGAGCTCATTCAACAGCTGCCAAGAGTGTCCATGGCAATGTTCAGCATCATTGACGGTGGCAAGCACATCCCGCCCCATTACGGATTCTTCAAGTCTGTGCTCCGTTATCATCTGGGATTGATGATCCCCCAGGGGGAATGCTACATCCTGGTGAACGGAGAAAAGTACAGCTGGAAAGAAGGCGAAGATGTCCTTTTTGACGACACGTACCGCCACGAGGTGTGGAATAAAACCGATGAGCGACGTGTGGTTCTATTCATCGACGTACTCCGGGAAAAAGGACTCCCGAAATTCATGCAGCGCATCAACCGATGGATGTTCCGCATCCTGAAGAATTCCAAAAAACTTCAGCAGGCTGCAAAGAATGCCGAGGTTCCCACGGACATCGCCTGA
- a CDS encoding phosphopantetheine-binding protein, giving the protein MTKPEVIEVIKKNIVDNLDDIELDEIDASKSMKDYGANSLDIIEVVSCSMRDLDIKIPRSELADIGDIDGLADKFLEHVEE; this is encoded by the coding sequence ATGACTAAACCTGAAGTCATCGAAGTCATCAAAAAGAATATCGTGGATAATCTTGATGATATTGAACTGGATGAGATCGACGCATCCAAATCCATGAAGGATTATGGTGCAAACAGCCTGGATATTATCGAGGTTGTGAGCTGTTCCATGCGGGACCTTGATATCAAGATTCCCCGTTCCGAACTTGCTGACATCGGAGATATTGACGGTCTTGCGGACAAATTTCTGGAGCATGTCGAAGAATAA
- a CDS encoding 3-hydroxyacyl-ACP dehydratase FabZ family protein: MSEQETLLKKHRKKPLFDIASLPVSLSYGREDIKKIIPHREPMLFVDRLLGLDREQGLMYGQRYMDPDDPVFQGHFPDAPMYPGNFTIEMIGQLGLCMYYFEEQGRSDIAEQATPVPARATRIAGAHYLKPVEPGKTVTLLAKKLEYDGFFASMIGQALVDGEVAVTVIGEVVIL; encoded by the coding sequence GTGAGCGAACAGGAAACCCTGCTGAAAAAGCACAGGAAAAAGCCTCTGTTCGATATAGCCTCCCTGCCCGTGAGCCTGAGTTACGGCAGGGAGGATATCAAGAAAATCATCCCCCACAGAGAGCCCATGCTCTTTGTGGACCGACTTCTGGGGCTTGACCGGGAGCAGGGGCTGATGTACGGCCAGCGCTACATGGATCCTGACGATCCGGTGTTTCAGGGGCATTTTCCCGATGCTCCCATGTATCCGGGGAATTTCACCATTGAAATGATCGGTCAGCTGGGTTTGTGCATGTATTATTTTGAAGAACAGGGGCGCAGCGATATTGCCGAACAGGCAACTCCGGTACCCGCACGGGCCACCCGCATTGCCGGAGCCCATTACCTGAAACCCGTGGAACCCGGTAAAACCGTAACCCTGCTGGCAAAAAAGCTTGAGTACGACGGCTTTTTTGCATCCATGATCGGCCAGGCTCTGGTGGATGGTGAAGTTGCGGTAACGGTGATCGGGGAAGTGGTTATTCTGTAG
- the msrB gene encoding peptide-methionine (R)-S-oxide reductase MsrB, giving the protein MKYPYILNIPVLLMLIVFALQPRQPLEAEGNRETAGGETGELTEEPATGNPERENWPSRIDGIPITQLPEDFEYPVQFSTREWQSRLDSHSFEILREKGTERPWLNEYNGNKEKGTYYSKATGQPLFSSETKYNSRTGWPSFWEPISPDAVHLVPDYSMGMVRVEVVDSLSGSHIGHVFPDGPDPTGLRYCMNSAAMIFVPEGGEPPEVLN; this is encoded by the coding sequence ATGAAGTATCCATATATTCTCAATATCCCGGTTCTGCTGATGCTTATTGTGTTTGCGCTCCAACCCCGGCAGCCTCTGGAGGCGGAAGGAAACCGGGAGACGGCTGGGGGTGAAACCGGTGAGCTAACCGAAGAACCCGCAACGGGAAACCCGGAAAGAGAGAACTGGCCCTCCCGGATTGACGGGATTCCCATCACCCAGCTGCCCGAAGACTTCGAATACCCGGTTCAGTTCAGCACCCGGGAATGGCAGTCCCGCCTTGACTCCCACAGCTTCGAAATTCTCCGTGAAAAAGGAACGGAGCGTCCGTGGCTGAACGAGTACAACGGCAACAAGGAAAAGGGAACCTATTACTCAAAGGCAACAGGTCAGCCCTTGTTCAGTTCGGAAACAAAATACAACTCCCGAACCGGCTGGCCCAGCTTCTGGGAACCCATCTCCCCTGATGCAGTTCATCTTGTTCCCGATTACTCCATGGGAATGGTCCGTGTCGAGGTTGTGGACAGTCTCAGCGGTTCTCACATCGGTCATGTGTTTCCTGACGGCCCGGATCCCACAGGCCTGCGCTACTGCATGAACTCCGCGGCCATGATATTCGTGCCCGAAGGCGGTGAACCGCCGGAAGTGCTGAACTGA
- a CDS encoding 4'-phosphopantetheinyl transferase family protein has product MFQRPIAQLLVYYFHRYKAYASDPGVQGEQTPGRICLRLALNNAFSRLALPPLDNSDTFVTAEGGKPYLLRSGEDKFFGFNMSVSGDHLAVGVTDYGSIGVDIEARSIPRKKTSLEAVMIYYFQDDERLFVLDASQDEEEFLWRFLRIWTRKEAAVKCQGKSIGSHGMLVNGMEDYWIDEESGTSVAIQDVSFPGAPRLQASVALQSGALQSGGSPRPMIIDGDDLRL; this is encoded by the coding sequence ATGTTTCAAAGACCAATTGCACAGCTCCTTGTCTATTATTTTCACCGCTACAAAGCATACGCTTCAGACCCTGGCGTCCAGGGGGAACAGACCCCCGGCAGAATTTGTCTTCGTCTGGCGTTGAACAATGCCTTTTCCCGTTTGGCTCTGCCCCCCCTGGATAATTCCGATACATTTGTCACTGCAGAAGGCGGAAAACCGTATCTGCTGCGTTCAGGAGAGGATAAGTTCTTCGGGTTTAACATGAGTGTTTCCGGAGATCACCTGGCCGTGGGGGTAACTGATTACGGCTCCATCGGTGTGGATATTGAGGCGCGATCAATACCGAGGAAAAAGACCAGTCTTGAAGCCGTAATGATCTACTACTTTCAGGATGATGAGAGATTGTTTGTGCTGGATGCTTCGCAAGACGAAGAGGAATTTCTCTGGAGATTTCTCCGGATCTGGACAAGGAAGGAAGCGGCGGTAAAATGTCAGGGAAAAAGCATCGGCAGTCACGGGATGCTGGTGAACGGAATGGAGGACTATTGGATCGATGAGGAATCGGGCACATCGGTGGCGATACAGGATGTGTCTTTTCCCGGCGCCCCCCGCCTTCAGGCCTCTGTGGCTCTGCAATCAGGGGCTCTGCAATCAGGGGGATCACCCCGTCCGATGATTATCGACGGGGATGATCTGAGGCTGTGA
- a CDS encoding HAMP domain-containing histidine kinase, with translation METQAYLNRLLNHDLNAPMGSLNNLLNEIAAQVGSGELPDYTTLQVMQDVSRRSIRLLAVISDIGKYQLHRALPSQEEILLTPLIWSSVAQFHEKGNEKDIEIVQDCDDSLTVFCDSYGLERVIQSLLQQGSAAAGEGGGIDLSSRPCPVIQGWVRIEVSYGDEPWPGEMRELVRRTPEKQAIGVDMNDRRLSLDMKLILTICAALGWGFSQENSEDGRVIFHLDVPGGAGRSAAGEDAE, from the coding sequence GTGGAAACACAGGCGTATTTAAACCGTCTGCTGAATCACGATCTGAACGCTCCCATGGGCAGCCTGAATAATCTGCTGAATGAAATAGCCGCACAGGTCGGCAGCGGGGAACTTCCTGATTATACAACTCTGCAGGTAATGCAGGATGTTTCCCGGAGAAGCATTCGTCTTCTGGCTGTGATCAGCGATATAGGAAAGTACCAGCTCCACCGGGCTCTTCCCAGCCAGGAGGAAATTCTTTTGACGCCCCTTATTTGGTCATCGGTTGCGCAGTTCCATGAAAAAGGGAATGAGAAAGATATCGAAATAGTTCAGGATTGCGATGACTCCCTGACTGTGTTCTGCGACAGTTACGGGCTGGAACGGGTAATTCAGTCACTTCTACAGCAGGGATCAGCTGCAGCCGGAGAAGGCGGCGGCATAGATCTTTCCAGCCGACCCTGCCCGGTCATTCAGGGATGGGTCCGGATTGAGGTCTCTTACGGGGATGAACCCTGGCCCGGGGAAATGCGCGAGCTGGTTCGAAGAACGCCGGAAAAGCAGGCGATCGGTGTGGATATGAACGATCGAAGGCTCTCCCTGGATATGAAGCTGATTCTGACAATCTGCGCTGCATTGGGATGGGGGTTTTCACAGGAGAACAGTGAGGACGGCAGGGTGATTTTTCACCTTGATGTTCCCGGTGGTGCCGGCAGGAGTGCTGCCGGGGAAGATGCCGAATAA
- the fabF gene encoding beta-ketoacyl-ACP synthase II, which produces MAAKQRRVVITGLGTVNPIGFNVSQFWENLVKGKSGARKAQNMDLSDFHVQIAAEIDLPDVRDYFTQRKMARRLDRHIILGHIAGYQAIKDAGMDNYQEPHRVGVLVGTGDGGLITQYQQINRMAKSGLSSVSPFYVSSVIPNSTSAMISMEFGFTGPSFSVNSACASSNHALGTAYNMIATGMVDAMVTGGTEAVATEPSMAGFGQIGALSSRNDDPETASRPFDKSRDGFVMGEGAGVLFLEELEHAKKRGAHIYAEISGFGFTSDAYDLVAPHPDGIGASKAIELAVEMAELNYEQLDFINCHGTSTPIGDKAECQAVNRAMGADLASSIPVNSTKSMTGHLIGAASAVEAVAGILSFEQGVIHHTINQFELDDEINYNVIKEPMEKKADHFLSNAFGFGGQNACVVFSRYS; this is translated from the coding sequence GTGGCAGCAAAACAACGTAGAGTGGTTATTACCGGTCTCGGTACGGTGAATCCCATAGGTTTCAATGTTTCCCAGTTCTGGGAGAATCTGGTAAAGGGTAAAAGCGGAGCCCGAAAGGCTCAAAATATGGATCTGAGCGATTTCCATGTTCAGATTGCGGCGGAAATCGATCTGCCTGATGTGAGGGATTATTTTACCCAGAGGAAAATGGCCCGCCGACTGGACAGGCATATTATTCTCGGTCATATAGCAGGTTACCAGGCGATTAAAGATGCCGGAATGGATAATTATCAGGAACCCCATCGGGTGGGGGTTCTGGTTGGCACAGGTGACGGGGGACTTATCACCCAGTATCAGCAGATCAACCGGATGGCCAAAAGCGGCTTATCCTCAGTCAGCCCGTTCTATGTATCTTCGGTAATTCCCAATTCCACCAGCGCCATGATCAGCATGGAATTCGGCTTCACCGGTCCCAGCTTTTCGGTAAACTCGGCCTGCGCCAGTTCCAATCATGCACTGGGAACGGCATACAATATGATTGCCACAGGTATGGTGGATGCAATGGTAACCGGCGGAACCGAAGCGGTGGCTACAGAGCCCTCAATGGCGGGGTTCGGTCAGATCGGAGCACTCTCCTCCAGGAATGATGATCCGGAAACTGCCTCACGGCCCTTCGACAAAAGCCGGGACGGATTTGTAATGGGCGAGGGTGCAGGAGTTCTGTTTCTGGAAGAACTTGAACATGCGAAAAAACGCGGCGCTCATATCTATGCGGAAATCAGCGGCTTCGGCTTCACCTCCGACGCCTACGATCTGGTTGCGCCCCACCCCGACGGAATCGGCGCATCCAAGGCCATCGAACTCGCGGTGGAGATGGCGGAGCTGAACTACGAGCAGCTTGATTTCATCAACTGTCATGGAACTTCCACCCCCATCGGGGACAAGGCCGAATGCCAGGCGGTGAACCGTGCCATGGGAGCGGACCTTGCCTCGAGCATCCCCGTCAACAGCACCAAAAGCATGACCGGCCACCTCATCGGGGCAGCCAGTGCCGTAGAAGCGGTTGCTGGTATTTTATCCTTCGAGCAGGGAGTAATCCACCACACCATCAATCAATTCGAACTTGACGACGAAATAAACTATAATGTGATAAAAGAGCCAATGGAGAAAAAGGCAGACCATTTTCTGTCCAACGCCTTCGGGTTCGGCGGACAGAACGCCTGCGTGGTATTCAGCCGCTATTCATAA
- a CDS encoding aminotransferase class I/II-fold pyridoxal phosphate-dependent enzyme, producing MAKATDFSLADFHYTNNPDVLSPPEDFEEWINDPEVQQAFSFTGQSLLMAPKANTEILSNLDGKRRKIINMTSYNYLGLSTHPEVLAAAKEAADKYGLSSSGAPLVSGTLDLHLEFAEKLAKLKHKEAALIFSSGYGGNVGALQGMMRKGDVLIFDEKIHKSLIDGGTLSHAKMEFFDHNDMNSLEQKLEKHKDKRKLIVAEGVYSMDGDMAKLPEMVPLSEAYNAPIYLDEAHSTLMFGEKGGGVGEHFGLEDKIGMSYGTLSKSFGGVGGFIASNERIIRYLKGYASSWNFSCAPSPPVIAGLIKALEVATRDSTLRDQLWANTRYLKENIQALGLDIGDCESQVIPVIIGQSGEKLFHFAGEMQKRGLFLQPIDYPAVPAHARRFRISVSSQFTREDMDTALNIMEDVIVKGMK from the coding sequence ATGGCGAAAGCAACAGATTTCAGCCTCGCTGATTTTCATTATACCAATAATCCCGATGTCCTCTCTCCTCCCGAAGATTTTGAAGAATGGATTAACGATCCGGAAGTACAACAGGCATTCAGCTTCACCGGCCAGAGCCTGCTCATGGCACCCAAAGCCAACACGGAAATTCTGAGCAATCTTGACGGCAAACGCCGGAAGATTATTAACATGACCAGCTACAATTATCTGGGGCTTTCAACACACCCGGAAGTACTGGCTGCAGCGAAAGAGGCGGCGGATAAATACGGCCTCAGTTCCTCAGGAGCCCCCCTGGTTTCCGGAACCCTGGATCTGCACCTGGAATTTGCTGAAAAACTGGCAAAACTGAAACATAAAGAAGCAGCCCTGATCTTCAGCTCCGGATACGGCGGAAATGTGGGTGCCCTGCAGGGAATGATGCGGAAGGGCGATGTACTGATTTTTGATGAGAAGATTCATAAATCCCTCATCGACGGCGGGACTCTTTCCCATGCCAAAATGGAATTCTTTGACCACAACGACATGAACAGTCTTGAGCAGAAGCTTGAAAAACATAAAGACAAGCGGAAGCTCATCGTTGCAGAAGGCGTCTACTCCATGGATGGCGATATGGCCAAACTTCCGGAAATGGTGCCCCTTTCCGAGGCCTACAATGCGCCTATCTATCTGGATGAAGCCCATTCAACCCTGATGTTCGGCGAAAAGGGCGGCGGAGTGGGTGAACACTTCGGTCTTGAAGACAAAATCGGCATGTCCTACGGTACCTTGAGCAAGAGCTTCGGCGGTGTGGGTGGCTTCATTGCGTCCAACGAGCGGATTATCCGCTATCTGAAAGGCTATGCTTCCAGCTGGAACTTTTCCTGTGCCCCCAGTCCTCCGGTGATTGCCGGGCTGATCAAGGCACTGGAAGTTGCAACCCGGGATTCCACTCTTCGGGATCAGCTCTGGGCAAACACCCGTTATCTGAAAGAAAATATTCAGGCACTTGGGCTGGATATCGGTGACTGTGAAAGTCAGGTAATACCGGTGATCATCGGTCAGAGCGGTGAAAAACTCTTCCATTTCGCCGGTGAAATGCAGAAACGGGGACTCTTTCTCCAACCCATCGACTATCCTGCGGTTCCCGCACATGCCCGCCGTTTCAGAATCTCTGTATCCTCCCAGTTCACCAGGGAAGACATGGATACTGCGCTGAATATTATGGAAGATGTAATTGTGAAAGGGATGAAATAA
- a CDS encoding putative bifunctional diguanylate cyclase/phosphodiesterase, with product MKFSTGGFTEIMLPSISLGLLMFTLVFHVYLISKEGGWQNLLALSISLAAMALPVLNIYWVLQKYGTQVPYDPFLLYNLKHYFSVSLFVMLPIHIHLWSARWVWNGQLVQRHLVKPSSQRYPLIFTISGGVLLILLNLIFPQSFISVSPRGQLLYGPLFHIRTLLFAMVTLYMGIRVFTLSRRTQNIGSGIPVLVSFLLFLGFQSMDFFRSLGGSDPSLTIPLQQWFSTGFTLVVLSVAFAQLREYLERAGRTRDAEVELAFLETHDPLTGLENRRRFFSRLEQLLTSFSQHEGSRDLPLHAVFNIDIDYFNNINDSLGNEAGNLILREITLRFTRVLDDSVQLYRTGGDEFAVLYREAASELDLALFSERLLQEFEKPFTYQWQSVYLTASIGIAVFPRDGRSIEQITSHSDQALQEAKLDRNTYRFYTPAMHERAVTRIQMINYLRQAVDRRELSLHFQPQLDVSGKLVGAEALLRWQHPVLGSVNPDEFIPVAEETGLIIPIGTWVIRKACETLAAWQKRGLNIPVSVNISPRQLKDVKLQRTVISSLREHGLHPSLLHLEITENSLVENKEGLISRLQNLSDIGLKFSIDDFGTGYSSLSYLKRLPIAEVKIDRSFVIDLPFDTQNTALVQSIISMVRGLGLMVVAEGVDSLEQLNFLRQNGCHIIQGFYHSEPLSHDHFLTFAEDYTSAS from the coding sequence TTGAAATTCTCTACAGGCGGCTTTACTGAGATAATGCTGCCTTCAATAAGTCTCGGTCTTCTCATGTTTACCCTGGTTTTCCATGTCTACCTGATTTCCAAGGAAGGCGGTTGGCAGAATCTTCTGGCACTGAGTATCAGCCTGGCAGCCATGGCCCTTCCTGTGCTGAATATTTACTGGGTTCTTCAAAAATACGGCACCCAGGTGCCCTACGACCCGTTTCTCCTTTACAATCTGAAGCATTATTTTTCCGTAAGCCTTTTTGTCATGCTCCCAATCCATATACATCTCTGGTCCGCACGTTGGGTCTGGAATGGACAGCTGGTTCAACGGCACCTGGTAAAACCCTCATCCCAGCGCTATCCTCTGATTTTCACAATCTCCGGCGGGGTGCTGCTGATTCTGCTTAATCTGATATTTCCCCAGAGTTTCATCAGTGTAAGTCCCAGAGGACAGTTGCTCTACGGCCCCTTGTTTCACATACGAACCCTTCTTTTTGCCATGGTCACTCTGTACATGGGCATACGGGTGTTCACACTGAGCAGGCGCACACAGAATATTGGATCGGGTATTCCCGTGCTGGTTTCCTTCCTGCTTTTTCTCGGCTTTCAGTCCATGGATTTTTTCCGCAGCCTGGGGGGGAGCGATCCATCCCTGACTATTCCCTTACAGCAGTGGTTTTCCACCGGGTTCACCCTGGTAGTTCTTTCCGTAGCGTTTGCTCAGCTCAGGGAATATCTTGAGCGAGCCGGCAGAACACGGGATGCGGAGGTTGAACTTGCATTTCTGGAAACCCATGATCCTCTCACCGGACTGGAGAACAGAAGACGGTTTTTCAGCCGCCTTGAGCAGTTATTGACCTCGTTTTCACAGCATGAAGGCAGCAGGGATCTTCCCCTGCATGCAGTGTTCAATATTGATATCGACTATTTCAACAACATTAACGACAGCCTGGGAAACGAGGCGGGGAACCTGATTCTCAGGGAGATTACCCTGCGCTTCACCCGGGTTCTTGATGATTCGGTTCAACTGTACCGTACCGGCGGAGACGAATTTGCGGTTCTCTACAGGGAGGCTGCGTCGGAACTGGATCTGGCCCTTTTCAGCGAACGCCTCCTTCAGGAGTTTGAAAAACCGTTCACATACCAATGGCAGTCGGTGTACCTCACCGCAAGCATCGGTATTGCCGTGTTTCCCCGGGACGGTCGAAGCATTGAGCAGATAACCAGTCACTCCGATCAGGCTCTTCAGGAAGCGAAACTTGACAGGAATACCTACCGATTCTACACCCCGGCAATGCACGAGCGGGCGGTAACCAGAATACAGATGATCAACTATCTCAGGCAGGCAGTGGACCGCCGGGAACTCTCCCTGCATTTTCAGCCCCAGCTGGATGTCTCGGGAAAACTGGTGGGAGCCGAGGCTCTGCTGCGCTGGCAGCATCCGGTGCTAGGTTCGGTGAATCCCGACGAGTTCATCCCGGTGGCTGAAGAGACCGGGTTGATTATCCCCATCGGAACCTGGGTTATCAGAAAAGCCTGCGAAACCCTGGCCGCATGGCAGAAACGGGGGTTGAATATTCCTGTGAGCGTAAATATCAGTCCAAGACAGCTGAAAGATGTGAAGCTTCAGCGTACGGTTATCAGCAGCCTTCGGGAACATGGACTCCATCCCTCTCTGCTCCATCTTGAAATCACCGAGAATTCCCTGGTTGAAAACAAGGAAGGGCTGATCAGCAGGCTGCAGAATCTCAGCGATATCGGTCTGAAATTTTCCATTGATGATTTCGGCACAGGATATTCAAGCCTGAGCTATTTGAAGCGGCTTCCCATTGCAGAAGTGAAGATTGACCGCTCATTTGTCATAGACCTGCCCTTCGATACCCAGAATACCGCCCTGGTGCAATCCATTATATCCATGGTTCGGGGCCTGGGGCTGATGGTGGTTGCCGAAGGCGTGGACAGTCTGGAGCAGCTCAACTTCCTGCGGCAGAACGGCTGTCACATTATTCAGGGCTTCTACCACAGTGAACCTCTCAGCCACGATCATTTTCTGACCTTTGCAGAGGATTATACAAGCGCATCATAA
- a CDS encoding SDR family oxidoreductase has protein sequence MISIDMTGKTVLITGGTKGIGLASALNFAQAGAQTVLTYKWGSADMDELKKQFSDLGAPEPLLVQADVSVDEDTDALLDEVAKISKSVDIFISNVGYAATMRNLDAYKKRSLYKTLDYSTWPMVEYTRKIQKKFGSYPEKVIGISSDGPDHFYPGYDYVAASKALLEFFGKYMAAHLYKEGSRVNVIRFGQVKTESFTAIFGEEFFDYLRDQGLASEEQILTPEECGKAVFALCSGLMDGMNGQVVNVDYGLPFTDNTMMRFLSWKEKQDQSS, from the coding sequence ATGATCAGCATTGATATGACAGGAAAAACCGTACTGATTACCGGCGGTACCAAAGGAATCGGCCTGGCCTCGGCACTGAATTTTGCCCAGGCGGGAGCTCAGACTGTACTCACCTATAAGTGGGGAAGTGCGGACATGGATGAACTGAAAAAACAGTTTTCCGATCTTGGTGCACCCGAGCCCCTGCTTGTGCAGGCGGATGTTTCGGTGGATGAAGATACCGATGCCCTTCTCGACGAAGTGGCTAAGATATCCAAATCGGTTGATATCTTTATCAGCAATGTGGGATATGCTGCGACAATGCGAAATCTCGATGCGTATAAGAAGAGATCGCTCTATAAGACTCTGGACTATTCAACCTGGCCTATGGTTGAATATACCCGGAAAATACAGAAAAAATTCGGTTCCTACCCTGAAAAGGTGATCGGGATCAGCAGCGACGGTCCGGATCATTTTTATCCGGGATACGATTATGTGGCAGCGAGTAAGGCATTGCTTGAATTTTTCGGAAAGTACATGGCCGCCCATCTCTACAAAGAGGGCAGCCGGGTGAATGTTATCCGCTTCGGGCAGGTAAAAACCGAGAGCTTTACCGCCATTTTCGGCGAAGAGTTTTTCGATTACCTTCGCGATCAGGGACTGGCCAGCGAAGAGCAGATCCTGACCCCCGAGGAATGCGGAAAAGCAGTGTTCGCTCTTTGCAGCGGATTAATGGATGGAATGAACGGACAGGTTGTAAATGTTGACTACGGCCTGCCATTCACAGATAATACGATGATGCGTTTCCTTTCATGGAAAGAGAAACAGGATCAATCATCTTAA
- a CDS encoding polyketide synthase: MSEEKLHPKQVEPSRHGEDADPASLFEQYGRVSFSLDEKEIATIFMHDMEGQNVFSHAFVEDFLSVLDAVEEIDPRVVILRGLTSTFSGGADKESLMELASGKIVVRDLVISERLINCRFPVISAMEGHAMGGGFVIALCSDIIIASREARYGTVFMNMGFTPGMGTTTLLQGAVGSYIANEMMFTGRRYKGRELAEKSTNINYILPKKEVLAKAADLALQIAEKNPKSVQLLKYSLAAPKKKLLTDARLQEDMMHALSFGYPETKKIIDDLYAG; encoded by the coding sequence ATGTCAGAAGAAAAATTACACCCCAAGCAGGTTGAACCTTCCCGGCACGGGGAGGATGCGGATCCCGCATCTCTTTTTGAACAGTACGGGAGAGTTTCGTTTTCCCTGGATGAAAAGGAAATAGCCACCATCTTCATGCATGATATGGAGGGACAAAATGTATTCTCCCATGCGTTTGTTGAGGACTTTCTCAGCGTACTGGATGCGGTTGAAGAGATTGATCCCCGGGTTGTTATTCTCAGAGGACTTACAAGCACTTTCTCCGGTGGGGCCGATAAGGAATCTCTCATGGAGCTGGCCAGCGGAAAAATTGTAGTCCGGGATCTCGTAATCTCCGAAAGACTTATCAACTGCCGCTTCCCGGTTATCTCCGCAATGGAAGGACATGCCATGGGCGGGGGATTTGTAATAGCCCTCTGCTCGGATATTATCATTGCCTCCCGGGAGGCCAGGTACGGCACGGTCTTTATGAATATGGGGTTTACGCCGGGAATGGGAACCACCACCCTTCTGCAGGGTGCCGTGGGAAGCTATATTGCCAACGAAATGATGTTCACCGGCAGGCGATACAAGGGCCGTGAACTGGCGGAAAAGTCCACAAATATCAACTACATTCTCCCGAAAAAAGAGGTTCTGGCAAAGGCCGCAGATCTTGCCCTGCAGATTGCGGAGAAGAATCCCAAGTCTGTACAGCTGTTGAAGTACAGTCTTGCCGCACCCAAGAAAAAACTTCTCACCGATGCCCGGCTGCAGGAGGATATGATGCATGCCCTCAGCTTCGGGTATCCGGAGACGAAAAAAATTATTGATGATCTCTACGCAGGATGA